The Streptococcus toyakuensis genome has a window encoding:
- a CDS encoding MATE family efflux transporter, producing the protein MYQTHHFKDKFILFLKIFFPILIYQFANYSASFVDTTMTGQYNTMDLAGVSMATSIWNPFFTFLTGIVSALVPIIGHHLGRGKKEEVASDFYQFIYLALGLSVVLLGLVVFLAPPVLNHIGLEAPVAAVAVRYLWFLSIGIIPLLLFSVIRSLLDSLGLTKLSMYLMLLLLPLNSGFNYLLIFGAFGVPELGGAGSGLGTSLAYWVLLGISVLVLFKQEKLKALHFEKRIPLNMDKIREGVRLGLPIGGTVFAEVAIFSVVGLIMAKFSSLIIASHQSAMNFSTLMYAFPMSISSAMAIVVSYEVGAKRFDDAKTYIGLGRWTALIFAAFTLTFLYIFRGNVASLYGNDPEFIDLTARFLTYSLFFQLADTFAAPLQGILRGYKDTVIPFYLGLLGYWGVTIPVAMLFDSLTDFGAYSYWIGLIISLVVSGVLYRWRLTVIMKRFESLEKYKH; encoded by the coding sequence ATGTACCAAACCCATCATTTCAAAGACAAGTTTATCTTATTTTTAAAGATATTTTTCCCTATCCTGATTTATCAATTTGCCAATTATTCTGCCTCCTTTGTTGATACGACTATGACAGGTCAATACAATACCATGGACTTGGCTGGTGTATCTATGGCAACCAGTATCTGGAATCCTTTCTTTACCTTCCTAACAGGGATTGTGTCAGCCTTGGTGCCCATCATTGGTCACCATCTTGGGAGAGGGAAAAAGGAAGAGGTTGCGTCTGATTTTTACCAATTCATCTATCTGGCCTTGGGGTTATCTGTGGTCTTGCTGGGACTGGTAGTTTTCCTGGCACCACCCGTTTTAAATCATATCGGACTAGAAGCACCAGTGGCAGCAGTAGCGGTTCGCTATCTCTGGTTTTTATCTATCGGGATTATCCCCTTGTTGCTCTTTAGTGTCATTCGTTCCTTGCTGGATTCGCTGGGGTTGACCAAACTGTCCATGTACCTCATGCTTTTGTTACTTCCTCTCAATAGTGGATTTAACTATCTCTTGATTTTCGGAGCCTTTGGTGTTCCAGAATTAGGGGGTGCGGGCTCTGGTTTAGGTACTTCATTGGCTTATTGGGTCTTGCTGGGAATTTCTGTTCTGGTTTTATTTAAACAGGAGAAGCTTAAAGCCTTGCATTTTGAGAAACGCATTCCGCTTAATATGGATAAAATCAGGGAAGGAGTTCGTTTAGGTCTGCCTATTGGGGGAACTGTCTTTGCGGAAGTGGCTATCTTTTCCGTGGTTGGTTTGATTATGGCTAAGTTCTCATCCTTGATTATCGCTAGTCACCAGTCAGCTATGAATTTTTCAACTCTCATGTACGCCTTTCCTATGAGTATTTCATCGGCTATGGCTATTGTCGTTTCCTATGAAGTGGGAGCCAAGCGATTTGATGATGCGAAAACCTATATTGGTCTAGGAAGATGGACAGCTCTCATTTTTGCGGCCTTCACCTTAACCTTCCTTTACATTTTTAGGGGAAATGTGGCTAGTCTTTATGGTAACGATCCAGAATTTATCGATTTGACAGCGCGCTTTTTAACTTATAGTCTTTTCTTTCAGTTAGCAGATACCTTTGCGGCACCGCTCCAGGGAATTTTACGGGGCTATAAGGATACCGTTATTCCTTTTTACCTTGGTTTGCTTGGTTATTGGGGCGTAACAATCCCAGTGGCTATGCTATTTGATTCCCTAACAGATTTTGGAGCTTATTCTTACTGGATCGGCTTGATTATTAGTTTGGTTGTGAGTGGAGTTCTCTACCGTTGGCGTTTAACTGTGATTATGAAGAGATTTGAATCTTTAGAAAAATATAAACACTAA
- a CDS encoding thiamine pyrophosphate-dependent dehydrogenase E1 component subunit alpha, producing MSILDKNLLLEMLRKMEEIRRIDLKIAQLVKKGKVPGMTHFSVGEEAANVGAMLALNPDDLITSNHRGHGQAIAKGIDLNGMMAEILGKYTGTCKGKGGSMHIADLDAGNLGANGIVGGGMGIAVGAALSQQMQNTGKIVVCFFGDGATNEGVFHEAVNMASIWNLPVIFYCINNGYGISADIKKMTNVEHIHQRSAAYGIPGMFIEDGNNVIDVYEGFKKAVDHVRSGNGPVLIESVTYRWLGHSSSDPGKYRTREEVELWKQKDPIENLRKYLIENTIASAEELEEIQAQVKEAVEASVKFAEESPFPPLESAFEDIYAD from the coding sequence ATGTCAATTTTAGATAAAAATCTTTTGCTAGAGATGTTACGTAAGATGGAAGAAATCCGTCGTATTGACTTAAAAATTGCGCAATTAGTAAAGAAAGGGAAAGTGCCAGGAATGACGCACTTTTCTGTTGGAGAAGAGGCAGCTAACGTGGGTGCTATGTTGGCTCTCAACCCAGACGATTTGATCACATCAAACCACCGTGGTCACGGGCAAGCTATTGCCAAAGGAATTGACCTCAATGGAATGATGGCTGAAATCCTCGGTAAATATACTGGAACCTGTAAAGGTAAAGGTGGATCTATGCATATTGCTGACCTTGATGCTGGTAACCTTGGTGCCAATGGTATCGTAGGTGGTGGTATGGGAATCGCTGTCGGTGCGGCCCTCAGTCAACAAATGCAAAATACTGGTAAAATCGTTGTCTGCTTCTTTGGAGATGGTGCGACCAACGAAGGTGTTTTCCACGAAGCAGTAAATATGGCTTCTATCTGGAACCTGCCAGTCATTTTCTATTGCATTAACAACGGTTACGGTATCTCTGCGGATATCAAGAAAATGACTAATGTAGAACATATCCATCAACGTAGCGCTGCTTATGGAATTCCTGGAATGTTCATCGAAGACGGTAACAATGTCATCGACGTCTATGAAGGATTTAAGAAAGCCGTAGATCATGTTCGCAGTGGTAATGGTCCAGTCTTGATTGAAAGTGTCACTTATCGTTGGCTCGGTCACTCATCATCTGACCCTGGTAAATATCGTACGCGTGAAGAAGTGGAGTTGTGGAAACAAAAAGACCCGATCGAAAACCTTCGCAAGTACCTCATTGAAAACACTATTGCAAGTGCCGAAGAATTGGAAGAAATCCAAGCGCAAGTCAAGGAAGCAGTAGAAGCTTCTGTTAAATTTGCGGAAGAAAGTCCATTCCCACCACTTGAATCAGCATTTGAAGATATTTACGCAGACTAA